In Promicromonospora sp. Populi, one genomic interval encodes:
- a CDS encoding adenylate/guanylate cyclase domain-containing protein, with protein MLHNSETSHTHHDAPGADTAARLDETLLGGARRYTLSQVVERTGLDEQFVTRYWRWIGLPVTHPTETWFTDADVEALNDAAGLFEEEQMDERAQMTFIRSVGHTSERLALWQVEALVEHLARRYELDETSARLLALDRLPEMSEMLSRQLEHAWRRQLAALTGRTAIEFAGARGDDRNDSHQLPLLRAVGFADIVSFTKRTAGLGSEELAEFVQRFEAGARDVIVNAGGRVVKTIGDAVLFVTDDVSTGAEVALGLAETSGAALGTAAPGDPEIPVRVGLVWGRVLSRFGDIFGPTVNLASRLTEQSEPSTVLVDKETAAKLATSSRYALTAQPVRDVPGIGPLAPVRLQRAYRG; from the coding sequence GTGCTCCACAATTCCGAGACGTCCCACACCCACCACGACGCACCGGGCGCCGACACCGCTGCCCGGCTCGACGAGACGCTGCTGGGCGGCGCCCGCCGCTACACGCTGTCGCAGGTGGTGGAGCGCACGGGGCTCGACGAGCAGTTCGTCACTCGCTACTGGCGCTGGATCGGCCTGCCCGTCACGCACCCGACGGAGACCTGGTTCACGGACGCCGACGTCGAGGCGCTCAACGACGCGGCCGGGCTGTTCGAGGAAGAGCAGATGGACGAGCGCGCCCAGATGACCTTCATCCGGTCGGTGGGCCATACCTCGGAGCGGCTGGCGCTGTGGCAGGTCGAGGCGCTCGTCGAGCACCTGGCGCGGCGCTACGAGCTGGACGAGACGTCGGCCCGCCTGCTGGCGCTGGACCGGCTCCCGGAGATGTCGGAGATGCTCAGCCGCCAGCTCGAGCACGCCTGGCGGCGGCAGCTCGCGGCGCTGACGGGCCGCACGGCCATCGAGTTCGCCGGCGCCCGGGGCGACGACCGCAACGACAGCCACCAGCTGCCGCTGCTGCGGGCGGTCGGGTTCGCGGACATCGTGTCGTTCACGAAGCGCACGGCGGGCCTCGGCTCGGAGGAGCTGGCGGAGTTCGTCCAGCGGTTCGAGGCCGGGGCGCGCGACGTCATCGTCAACGCGGGCGGCCGCGTGGTGAAGACCATCGGCGACGCGGTCCTCTTCGTGACCGACGACGTCTCCACCGGCGCCGAGGTGGCCCTCGGCCTGGCCGAGACCTCGGGCGCGGCACTCGGGACGGCGGCACCCGGTGACCCCGAGATCCCGGTGCGGGTCGGGCTCGTGTGGGGGCGGGTGCTGTCCCGGTTCGGCGACATCTTCGGCCCGACCGTGAACCTGGCCTCGCGCCTGACGGAGCAGTCCGAACCGTCGACCGTCCTGGTGGACAAGGAGACCGCCGCGAAGCTGGCCACGAGCTCCCGCTACGCGCTCACCGCGCAGCCGGTCCGCGACGTCCCGGGCATCGGCCCGCTGGCCCCGGTCCGCCTCCAACGCGCCTACCGGGGCTGA
- a CDS encoding crotonase/enoyl-CoA hydratase family protein, with protein MSASTTPSGVPSESRIFCSLSDGIADVRLDRPDKLNALSLDMLRELKATARRLGREPGLRAVVVSGSGRSFCAGLDLGAAARNPAAVARAFVPTPRGTNLFQEACWAWRRLPVPVIAAVHGHVFGAGVQIALAADLRLTTPDARWSIKEVERGLVPDMSGIRALIQLVGIETAKRLTFTAEEFSGADAGRLGLAGTVTDTPLDEAFALAGRIAERRPEAVAAAKRLFDRRWSSGDRRTFAAERREQLRLLPGAMQALRQPR; from the coding sequence ATGAGCGCCAGCACCACGCCGTCGGGCGTCCCGTCCGAGAGCCGCATCTTCTGCAGCCTCTCGGACGGGATCGCCGACGTCCGACTTGACCGGCCCGACAAGCTCAACGCGCTGTCGCTCGACATGCTCCGCGAGCTCAAGGCCACCGCACGCCGCCTCGGGCGCGAGCCCGGGCTGCGCGCGGTGGTCGTCTCGGGCAGCGGCCGCTCCTTCTGCGCCGGGCTCGACCTAGGCGCCGCGGCGCGCAACCCCGCGGCGGTGGCACGGGCCTTTGTGCCGACGCCGCGCGGCACCAACCTCTTCCAGGAGGCCTGCTGGGCCTGGCGCCGCCTGCCCGTCCCGGTGATCGCCGCCGTGCACGGGCACGTGTTCGGCGCGGGGGTGCAGATCGCCCTGGCCGCCGACCTGCGCCTGACCACCCCCGACGCCCGCTGGTCGATCAAGGAGGTCGAGCGCGGCCTGGTCCCGGACATGTCCGGGATCCGCGCGCTGATCCAGCTCGTGGGCATCGAGACGGCGAAGCGCCTCACCTTCACGGCCGAGGAGTTCTCGGGGGCCGACGCCGGCCGGCTCGGCCTGGCCGGGACCGTGACCGACACGCCCCTGGACGAGGCGTTCGCGCTGGCCGGCCGGATCGCCGAGCGGCGCCCCGAGGCCGTGGCAGCGGCCAAGCGACTGTTCGACCGGCGCTGGTCGTCTGGCGACCGGCGTACCTTCGCCGCCGAACGCCGGGAGCAGCTGCGGCTCCTCCCCGGCGCGATGCAGGCGCTCCGTCAGCCCCGGTAG
- a CDS encoding lysyl oxidase family protein, translating to MTAHRLSRPAPRLLTMGVAVVLALGLLGEGGTTDTASAATTTASTTASTTEADAAAAAAPTTQRGLRFAPASKTVQAYAYDGYVQTDSAVWLGAYGQGYEFNAKRAKISDPVTLTKTVIRGKKRTTTEAPAAIVDGLNGFKDGLTVTVTTPKGKVLSKKSRSLCLSGTERQRIEPTGSTEPVYPSFCGGNWFTKSSVSGIEQGWASKLDTYFNVKTTWKSLVLTVSISDPVADFLGLPANSRKVTQKVEVIDECEVFECEEVAEELLGEPQEGFSTLVDGEEPATTRAAAGGAHAGHGDTTDSTQRTNLFTLQDQAHGGDHPALGQQGAAPSTKKPAKDTLPDLVSVPAWQVGTEVDAGTDRLTFFAHEWNAGPAPLVVEGYRQGAGEVMDAYQFFYRDGKQVGSAKTGTMEYHDAPEHDHWHFLDFANYELVTTKGDLVTTSGKQSWCLAPTDPVDLSVKGAVWRPEATGLDSTCGDRSAIWLREVLPAGWGDTYSQYQTQAFDLTGVRNGTYQIKITVNPNGNLYERTRSNNVSYRTVVLGGTPGNRTVKVPLLDGVDTEVPEGPGPEPEE from the coding sequence ATGACCGCTCACCGCTTGTCCCGTCCAGCACCTCGCCTGCTCACCATGGGCGTCGCTGTAGTGCTGGCACTCGGGCTGCTGGGAGAAGGCGGCACGACGGACACAGCGTCCGCCGCCACGACGACCGCCTCGACGACCGCCTCGACGACCGAGGCTGACGCGGCCGCCGCGGCCGCGCCGACCACACAGCGCGGCCTTCGCTTCGCCCCCGCGTCGAAGACCGTCCAGGCCTACGCCTATGACGGGTATGTGCAGACGGACTCGGCCGTCTGGCTCGGTGCATACGGCCAGGGCTACGAGTTCAATGCAAAACGCGCCAAGATCTCCGACCCGGTCACGCTCACCAAGACAGTGATCCGCGGTAAGAAGCGCACGACCACCGAGGCCCCCGCCGCGATCGTCGACGGGCTCAACGGTTTTAAGGACGGACTCACGGTCACCGTGACGACCCCGAAGGGCAAGGTGCTGTCCAAGAAGTCCCGCAGCCTGTGCCTGAGCGGGACAGAGCGTCAGCGCATCGAGCCGACCGGCAGCACCGAGCCGGTCTACCCCTCGTTCTGCGGCGGCAACTGGTTCACGAAGTCCAGCGTGTCCGGGATCGAGCAGGGCTGGGCGAGCAAGCTCGACACCTACTTCAACGTGAAGACGACCTGGAAGAGCCTCGTGCTGACGGTGTCCATCAGCGACCCCGTCGCGGACTTCCTCGGCCTGCCCGCCAACAGCCGGAAGGTGACGCAGAAGGTCGAGGTGATCGACGAGTGCGAGGTCTTCGAGTGCGAGGAGGTCGCGGAGGAGCTCCTGGGTGAGCCGCAGGAGGGCTTCAGCACGCTCGTGGACGGCGAGGAGCCGGCCACGACGCGCGCAGCAGCCGGCGGCGCGCACGCCGGGCACGGCGACACCACCGACAGCACGCAGCGCACCAACCTCTTCACCCTTCAGGACCAGGCGCACGGCGGCGACCACCCCGCGCTCGGCCAGCAGGGGGCAGCGCCGTCGACCAAGAAGCCGGCCAAGGACACTCTTCCCGACCTCGTGTCCGTGCCTGCTTGGCAGGTCGGCACCGAGGTGGACGCCGGCACCGACCGGCTGACCTTCTTCGCCCACGAGTGGAACGCCGGGCCCGCACCGCTGGTCGTCGAGGGCTACCGGCAGGGCGCCGGCGAGGTCATGGACGCCTACCAGTTCTTCTACCGGGACGGCAAGCAGGTCGGCAGCGCCAAGACCGGGACCATGGAGTACCACGACGCGCCCGAGCACGACCACTGGCACTTCCTGGACTTCGCGAACTACGAGCTCGTGACGACCAAGGGCGACCTGGTGACCACCAGCGGCAAGCAGTCCTGGTGCCTGGCGCCCACCGACCCGGTCGACCTCTCGGTGAAGGGTGCCGTCTGGCGCCCGGAGGCCACGGGCCTCGACAGCACCTGCGGTGACCGGTCCGCCATCTGGCTGCGTGAGGTCCTGCCCGCCGGCTGGGGCGACACCTACAGCCAGTACCAGACGCAGGCGTTCGACCTGACGGGTGTCCGCAACGGGACCTACCAGATCAAGATCACCGTGAACCCGAACGGCAACCTGTACGAGCGGACGAGGTCCAACAACGTCAGCTACCGGACCGTCGTCCTCGGCGGTACGCCGGGCAACCGCACGGTGAAGGTCCCGCTCCTGGACGGGGTCGACACGGAGGTCCCCGAGGGGCCTGGGCCTGAGCCCGAGGAGTAA
- a CDS encoding helix-turn-helix domain-containing protein, with the protein MTSELGALLRAYREAVAPEDVGLPRGARRRTPGLRRSELATLAEVSVEYLTRLEQGRDRHPSPEILGALADALRLPSDERFLLLRATKDGTGACTADPPADSVRPPIRAFLDRLEPSPAVLLNRVGDVLAATSTYRRLLAPFGLFDGEHPNLLRFVLTEPRAREAFPDWAHVADRQVAALRMESAPGDPHVAELAEAMSVLAGAEFSDRYAAPLQVRYRTATERMRHPEAGDLRLDVETLALPDADGQRLVVHLPADEATSDALDRLAGRRPGALRAV; encoded by the coding sequence ATGACCAGCGAGCTCGGCGCTCTTCTGCGCGCCTACCGCGAGGCCGTGGCCCCGGAGGATGTGGGCCTGCCGCGCGGTGCCCGCCGCCGCACGCCCGGGCTGCGCCGCTCGGAGCTCGCCACGCTCGCCGAGGTCAGCGTCGAGTACCTGACCCGCCTGGAGCAGGGCCGCGACCGGCATCCCTCGCCCGAGATCCTGGGCGCGCTGGCCGACGCCCTCCGGCTCCCCTCGGACGAACGCTTCCTCCTGCTGCGCGCCACCAAGGACGGGACCGGGGCCTGCACCGCCGACCCGCCCGCCGACTCGGTACGACCGCCGATCCGGGCGTTCCTCGACCGGCTCGAGCCGTCCCCCGCGGTGCTGCTCAACCGGGTGGGCGACGTCCTAGCCGCGACAAGCACGTACCGCCGTCTGCTCGCGCCGTTCGGCCTGTTCGACGGCGAGCACCCCAACCTGCTCCGGTTCGTCCTGACCGAGCCGCGCGCCCGGGAGGCGTTCCCGGACTGGGCGCACGTCGCCGACCGGCAGGTCGCGGCGCTCCGGATGGAGTCGGCACCCGGTGACCCGCACGTCGCCGAGCTCGCCGAGGCGATGTCCGTGCTGGCCGGTGCGGAGTTCAGCGACCGGTACGCCGCGCCCCTCCAGGTCCGCTACCGCACCGCCACGGAACGGATGCGCCACCCCGAGGCTGGCGACCTCCGGTTGGACGTCGAGACCCTCGCGCTGCCCGACGCCGACGGCCAGCGCCTCGTGGTGCACCTGCCTGCGGACGAGGCGACGTCGGACGCGCTCGACCGGCTGGCCGGCCGGCGGCCAGGCGCGCTGCGCGCCGTCTGA
- a CDS encoding SDR family NAD(P)-dependent oxidoreductase — protein MDIGLQERTVIVTGASGGVGRHIATAFGAEGANVVVTYRNARDEAQKVAEEIGDRAVVVQYDQADPGAAEALVAAAVEATGRVDVLVNNAVAWGDMVPFDTVPEEEWTALLRSNVEGAIRLTRAVTPHMRAAGWGRFVHISSSLVTDGAAGAEYYAAAKAALHGFSRSVAFSLGRDGDLLSNVALLGLTRTATNTHIVDQVGNLYEERSPLGRLIDASEVATAVVWLGSAANTAINGQVIGVTGGA, from the coding sequence ATGGACATCGGACTTCAGGAACGGACAGTCATCGTGACCGGCGCGTCGGGCGGCGTCGGGCGGCACATCGCCACCGCCTTCGGTGCGGAGGGCGCGAACGTCGTGGTCACCTACCGCAACGCCCGCGACGAGGCGCAGAAGGTGGCCGAGGAGATCGGCGACCGCGCCGTCGTCGTGCAGTACGACCAAGCGGACCCGGGAGCCGCCGAGGCGCTCGTCGCCGCGGCGGTCGAGGCCACCGGGCGAGTCGACGTGCTCGTCAACAACGCGGTGGCCTGGGGAGACATGGTGCCGTTCGACACCGTGCCCGAGGAGGAGTGGACGGCGCTCCTCCGGAGCAACGTCGAGGGTGCGATCCGGCTGACCCGCGCCGTGACGCCCCACATGCGTGCGGCCGGCTGGGGGCGGTTCGTGCACATCTCGTCGTCGCTCGTGACCGACGGCGCAGCGGGGGCCGAGTACTACGCCGCGGCCAAGGCGGCGCTGCACGGCTTCAGCAGGTCCGTCGCGTTCTCGCTCGGGCGCGACGGCGACCTGCTCTCCAACGTGGCGCTGCTTGGCCTGACCAGGACGGCCACCAACACCCACATCGTCGACCAGGTGGGAAACCTGTACGAGGAGCGGTCGCCGCTCGGCCGCCTGATCGACGCGTCGGAGGTGGCGACCGCCGTCGTCTGGCTCGGCTCCGCCGCCAACACCGCGATCAACGGGCAGGTGATCGGGGTGACGGGCGGGGCGTAG
- a CDS encoding HAD family hydrolase — MRKVVLFDLDDTLVDQEGASRTALLDWLPELGLDLDEPDELVAAWGSIAEEAFGRYQRRELTFAEQRRVRVREFLGADATDDEADELFSGYLSRYEQAWTAFDDAVPALRRVRDAGLVVALLTNGDSAHQRLKLDRTGLAEHLDVVVASDDLPAGKPDPRAYTDTCEILGVAPGDVLMVGNDVEKDYQGPLDAGLRAVLLDRADRYPEVADRIRTLDDVPLVA; from the coding sequence GTGCGCAAAGTCGTTCTCTTCGATCTCGACGACACGCTCGTGGACCAGGAGGGCGCCTCCCGCACTGCGCTCCTGGACTGGTTGCCCGAGCTCGGTCTGGACCTCGACGAGCCGGACGAGCTGGTCGCCGCGTGGGGCAGCATCGCCGAGGAGGCCTTCGGTCGCTACCAGCGGCGCGAGCTCACCTTTGCGGAGCAGCGGCGGGTGCGCGTGCGCGAGTTCCTGGGCGCTGACGCCACCGACGACGAGGCAGACGAGCTCTTCTCGGGCTACCTGTCCCGCTACGAGCAGGCCTGGACGGCGTTCGACGACGCGGTGCCCGCCCTGCGCAGGGTGCGCGACGCCGGCCTCGTCGTCGCGCTGCTCACCAACGGCGACTCCGCGCACCAGCGGCTCAAGCTCGACCGCACGGGCCTGGCCGAGCACCTCGACGTCGTCGTCGCCTCGGACGACCTGCCCGCCGGCAAGCCGGACCCGCGCGCCTACACCGACACGTGCGAGATCCTGGGCGTGGCGCCGGGGGACGTGCTGATGGTGGGCAACGACGTCGAGAAGGACTACCAGGGGCCGCTCGACGCGGGCCTGCGCGCGGTGCTGCTGGACCGGGCCGACCGGTACCCGGAGGTCGCGGACCGGATCCGGACGCTGGACGACGTACCGCTGGTGGCGTAG
- a CDS encoding RNA polymerase sigma factor has protein sequence MTSPDPQPPPDPLADRKDRFTALFESTHRALLAYAVRRVAEPADAADVVAESFLVAWRRIEDVPSGDDTRPWMFGVARRVLANARRGDRRRLALADRLRDHLTDVVPPPDDAGSDVERALARLSDDDQELLRLVAWEELARDEIALVLDISRTAVRVRLHRARRRLADQLAALEEPLKRSADGGQVMSRWARARPGIEEA, from the coding sequence ATGACGTCCCCCGATCCCCAACCACCACCCGACCCGCTTGCCGACCGCAAGGACCGGTTCACCGCGCTCTTCGAGTCCACGCACCGCGCGCTGCTCGCCTACGCCGTGCGCCGGGTGGCCGAGCCGGCCGACGCCGCAGACGTGGTCGCCGAGAGCTTCCTCGTCGCCTGGCGCCGCATCGAGGACGTCCCCAGCGGGGACGACACCCGGCCCTGGATGTTCGGGGTGGCCCGTCGGGTGCTGGCCAACGCGCGCCGCGGCGACCGCCGTCGACTCGCCCTCGCGGACCGGCTGCGTGACCACCTCACGGACGTGGTGCCCCCGCCCGACGACGCGGGGAGCGATGTCGAGCGGGCTCTTGCCCGCCTCTCGGACGACGACCAGGAGCTCCTGCGCCTGGTCGCCTGGGAGGAGCTTGCCCGCGACGAGATCGCGCTGGTGCTCGACATCTCGCGCACCGCGGTACGGGTGCGCCTGCACCGGGCACGTCGTCGGCTCGCCGACCAGCTGGCTGCCCTGGAGGAACCCCTGAAACGCTCCGCCGATGGCGGACAGGTGATGAGCAGGTGGGCACGAGCCCGCCCCGGGATCGAGGAGGCGTGA
- a CDS encoding nucleotidyltransferase domain-containing protein, producing the protein MSHSPAPQPAAARPLPPEAFAQWYGRWEPLAPTSAADFMDGFDRPWWIIGGWAIEAFTGVPRRHDDLDISMLSSDAEAFRRFLGDRFTPWNMDQGWLRPFDDRFQEVSPNSSLWIRKNALAPWVLDVPFTKDTGGQWTNKRWPDQVAPLDEVTWTAADGLLYLRPEHVLMMKSRLARGKDRIDAEVALPLLDAAQRHWLRDTLKHLEPAHPWLDRL; encoded by the coding sequence GTGAGCCATTCACCGGCACCGCAACCCGCAGCAGCACGCCCGCTCCCTCCCGAGGCCTTTGCGCAGTGGTACGGCCGGTGGGAGCCGCTGGCCCCCACCTCGGCGGCGGACTTCATGGACGGCTTCGACAGGCCGTGGTGGATCATCGGCGGCTGGGCGATCGAGGCCTTCACAGGTGTTCCCCGGCGGCACGACGACCTGGACATCTCAATGCTGTCCAGCGACGCGGAGGCTTTCCGGAGATTCCTCGGCGATCGGTTCACCCCGTGGAACATGGACCAGGGCTGGCTCCGGCCTTTCGACGACCGGTTCCAGGAAGTCAGTCCCAACAGCTCTCTCTGGATCAGGAAGAACGCTCTGGCGCCCTGGGTCCTCGACGTCCCGTTCACGAAGGACACCGGCGGTCAATGGACCAACAAACGCTGGCCGGACCAGGTGGCGCCCCTGGACGAGGTGACGTGGACGGCCGCTGACGGACTGCTCTACCTACGTCCCGAGCACGTCCTGATGATGAAATCGCGCCTCGCACGCGGCAAGGACCGGATCGACGCAGAGGTTGCCCTTCCGCTCCTCGACGCAGCACAGCGTCATTGGCTTCGCGACACCCTCAAGCACCTGGAGCCAGCCCATCCCTGGCTTGACCGTCTCTGA
- a CDS encoding SOS response-associated peptidase: MCGRFASFTDTQDLADELAIAEIADDARLLPPSWNVAPTDPVRIVVERARKGSSEVRRSMELARWGLVPSWAKDPTVGARMINARSETLLDKPAFAKPFAARRCLVLADGYYEWRKLALPASGSKKVPKQPYWIHPAGAGVAAFAGLYEFWRNPAASETDPDRWLVSTTVVTRAASGRMEAIHDRMPLLLPAEAWDTWLDPAVKDASSLLQVDSVPLATLPVGDAVGSVRNNGPELIEADPEPRDPEPVTV, from the coding sequence ATGTGCGGACGCTTCGCCTCCTTCACGGACACCCAGGACCTTGCCGACGAGCTCGCGATCGCCGAGATCGCCGACGACGCGCGGCTGCTGCCGCCGTCGTGGAACGTCGCGCCGACCGACCCGGTGCGGATCGTCGTCGAACGCGCGCGCAAGGGCTCCAGCGAGGTGAGACGGTCGATGGAGCTCGCGCGCTGGGGACTCGTGCCGTCCTGGGCCAAGGACCCGACGGTGGGCGCCCGGATGATCAACGCGCGCTCCGAGACGCTGCTGGACAAGCCGGCGTTCGCCAAGCCGTTCGCCGCACGGCGCTGCCTGGTGCTGGCCGACGGCTACTACGAGTGGCGCAAGCTGGCGCTGCCCGCATCCGGTTCCAAGAAGGTCCCCAAGCAGCCGTACTGGATCCACCCGGCCGGCGCCGGGGTGGCGGCCTTCGCGGGCCTCTACGAGTTCTGGCGCAACCCGGCGGCGAGCGAGACCGACCCGGACCGCTGGCTGGTGTCGACCACTGTGGTGACCCGTGCAGCGTCAGGCCGGATGGAGGCCATCCACGACCGTATGCCGCTCCTGCTGCCGGCGGAGGCCTGGGACACGTGGCTCGACCCGGCCGTCAAGGACGCGTCGAGCCTCTTGCAGGTGGACAGCGTGCCGCTGGCGACGCTCCCGGTGGGCGACGCCGTGGGCTCGGTGCGGAACAACGGGCCGGAGCTCATCGAGGCGGACCCGGAGCCTCGGGACCCGGAGCCCGTGACGGTCTGA
- a CDS encoding multidrug effflux MFS transporter, translated as MPSVAPSGVSPVVPARRASPSTVKWVLMLGALSALPAFTVDMYLPALPQVADDLLSTEAMAQLTVSCMLIGGGVGQLVIGPLSDRFGRRAPLLVGLVLHVVISLLCAVVTSMPLLIGLRLAQGFFNAAAGVASVAVVRDRFVGAEAARILSRLMLVIGVAPMFAPTLGSFVLAHGSWRWVFVVLAAMGAVLAVVVLTRMPETHPPRKRLTGGIRTVAGGYGRLLRDRHFLALAVIPGLGFGVLMSYVVASPIIFQQEFGLSEGQFALLFAVNGVGLVLSAQVNAALVRKVAPVRLLRFGVVAQAVLVVVLLVVVLTGAGGLIGLLVALWWVLAFQGFVPANASAMALSRHGEIAGTAAAMIGAIQSLVAGVVSSLGGFLGGDALAMAMVMLVAVLLAIGVLATATPAFRRGGWHMPV; from the coding sequence ATGCCATCCGTTGCGCCGTCGGGCGTGTCCCCAGTCGTGCCCGCGCGCCGGGCGTCTCCGTCGACCGTCAAATGGGTACTCATGCTCGGGGCGCTCTCGGCGCTGCCGGCGTTCACCGTCGACATGTACCTGCCGGCGCTGCCGCAGGTGGCGGACGACCTGCTCTCCACCGAGGCGATGGCCCAGCTCACGGTGTCCTGCATGCTGATCGGCGGCGGCGTCGGCCAGCTGGTGATCGGCCCGCTGTCGGACCGCTTCGGGCGTCGTGCCCCGCTGCTCGTGGGCCTCGTGCTGCACGTCGTCATCTCGCTGCTGTGCGCCGTCGTCACGAGCATGCCGTTGCTGATCGGGCTCCGGCTCGCGCAGGGCTTCTTCAATGCGGCCGCCGGTGTCGCCTCCGTCGCGGTGGTGCGCGACCGGTTCGTGGGCGCCGAGGCGGCCCGCATCCTGTCCCGCCTCATGCTCGTGATCGGTGTGGCGCCGATGTTCGCGCCCACGCTCGGCTCTTTCGTGCTGGCGCACGGCAGCTGGCGCTGGGTGTTCGTGGTGCTGGCCGCCATGGGCGCGGTGCTCGCCGTCGTCGTGCTGACGCGGATGCCCGAGACCCACCCGCCCCGCAAGCGGTTGACCGGAGGGATCCGTACCGTCGCGGGCGGCTACGGCCGGCTGCTGCGCGACCGGCACTTCCTCGCCCTCGCCGTGATCCCCGGGCTGGGCTTCGGGGTGCTCATGAGCTACGTGGTGGCTTCGCCGATCATCTTCCAGCAGGAGTTCGGGCTCAGCGAGGGGCAGTTCGCCCTGCTGTTCGCGGTCAACGGCGTGGGACTGGTCCTGTCGGCCCAGGTCAATGCGGCGCTGGTGCGCAAGGTCGCGCCGGTCCGGCTGCTCCGGTTCGGGGTGGTCGCCCAGGCGGTGCTCGTCGTCGTGCTCCTTGTAGTGGTCCTGACCGGTGCGGGCGGGCTGATCGGCCTGCTCGTGGCGCTGTGGTGGGTGCTCGCGTTCCAGGGGTTCGTACCGGCGAACGCGAGCGCGATGGCCCTGTCGCGGCACGGCGAGATAGCGGGGACGGCGGCCGCGATGATCGGCGCCATCCAGTCTCTGGTGGCCGGCGTGGTGAGCTCGCTCGGGGGGTTCCTCGGCGGGGACGCCTTGGCCATGGCTATGGTGATGCTCGTGGCCGTGCTGCTGGCGATCGGCGTGCTCGCGACCGCGACCCCGGCCTTCCGGCGTGGTGGCTGGCACATGCCAGTGTGA